ACCGTGTTCACACAGAACGGCTGGGTGCCGAACTCGCCGCATCGCGCACTGGAGGCCGGTGAAATTCCGCTCATCGTCGAATCGTTCCGGCGCGCGGCGGAACGTGCGAAAGCCGCCGGTTTCGATGGCGTCGAGCTGCACAACGCGAACGGCTATCTCGCCGACACGTTCCTGCAGGACGGCACCAACAAACGCACGGACGCGTACGGCGGCACGATCGAAAAGCGCGCGCGTTTCTCGCTGGAACTGGTGGATGCATTCGCGTCCGTATGGGGCGCTGATCGCGTGGGTGTGCGCGTCTCGCCGAGCGGGCGCTGGGGAGCCATTTCGGACAGCAACCCCGAAGCGACCTTCGGGCATCTCGCCGCTCGCCTGAACGGATATGGCCTCGCCTATCTGCATGTCATCGAGCCGCGCGTGATGGGTACGGAAACCCTCGACGAAGGTCAGGCGCCCGTCGCATCGTCGTTCCTGCGCGGTTTTTTCGACGGACCGATCATCGCCGCCGGCGGCTTCGATCGCGCAGGCGCCGAGCAGATCCTGCAACGCGGCGATGCCGATCTCGTCGCGTTCGGCCGCTGGTTTTCGTCGAACCCGGATTTGCCTGAGCGCCTGCGTCGCAACCTGCCGCTCACGCCGTATCAACGCGACGCATTCTGGGGCGGTGACGAGCGCGCCTACACCGACTTTTCCGCCTACGACGACGCGCGCAACGACACCGCCGCCGAAGCACCGATCGACCAGACCGCCTGATTCAGGGAGTGACGTCATGTCCACCAGCAATGAACCCAATCGCGCACCCGACACGGGAAAAACCGTGAAGATTCCCGGCCCCGATCACCCGATCGCCATCGCGCCCAATCCGTCGCGAGTGACGGTCAGGCTCGCGGGCCGCGTGATCGCCGACACCCGCGACGCGCTGACATTGCGTGAAGCGCACTACCCGCCCGTGTTTTATATCCCGAGAAAGGATGTCGACATGGCGCTGCTCGAGCGCACCGACCATTCCACCTACTGTCCGTACAAGGGCGACGCCGCGTACTTCTCGATCCCATCGGGCGGCGAACGCGCCAGCCACGCCGTCTGGACTTACGAATCGCCTTACCCCGCTGTCGCAGCGATCCGCGATCACCTCGCGTTCTACGTCGATCGCGTCGATTCGATCGAAGAACACACTTAAGGAACCAGCATGAACGAACAGACCGTAGTGCTCGTCACGGGCGCATTGAGCGGCATCGGCCGCGCGACCGCTCTCGCCTTCGCGCGTGCGAAAGCCTGCATCGTGATCTCGGGCCGACGTGCCGACGAAGGCGAGGCGCTTGCCGGCGCGCTTCGCTCGCTCGGTGCGCAAGCGGAATTCATCGAGGCCGACGTGCGCGCCGAAGACGACGTGCAGGCCCTCGTCGAGCACACGGTCGCCCGCTTCGGCAGACTCGACATCGCGGTAAACGCGGCCGGTACGGAAGGCGAATCCGCGCCCCTCGTCGAACAGACAT
This portion of the Paraburkholderia flava genome encodes:
- a CDS encoding alkene reductase; its protein translation is MTDAHFKLFSSTAIGRLPLSHRIVHAPMTRLRSSPDDSPSAMMVEYYRQRASQGGLLITESAHPSYDSRGYLGAPGIYTDEHVEAWKKVTDAVHAKGAHIFMQIAHDGRQSHVDLSRGNAPVAPSVVPYETTVFTQNGWVPNSPHRALEAGEIPLIVESFRRAAERAKAAGFDGVELHNANGYLADTFLQDGTNKRTDAYGGTIEKRARFSLELVDAFASVWGADRVGVRVSPSGRWGAISDSNPEATFGHLAARLNGYGLAYLHVIEPRVMGTETLDEGQAPVASSFLRGFFDGPIIAAGGFDRAGAEQILQRGDADLVAFGRWFSSNPDLPERLRRNLPLTPYQRDAFWGGDERAYTDFSAYDDARNDTAAEAPIDQTA
- a CDS encoding DUF427 domain-containing protein yields the protein MSTSNEPNRAPDTGKTVKIPGPDHPIAIAPNPSRVTVRLAGRVIADTRDALTLREAHYPPVFYIPRKDVDMALLERTDHSTYCPYKGDAAYFSIPSGGERASHAVWTYESPYPAVAAIRDHLAFYVDRVDSIEEHT